A DNA window from Megalobrama amblycephala isolate DHTTF-2021 linkage group LG11, ASM1881202v1, whole genome shotgun sequence contains the following coding sequences:
- the btbd6b gene encoding LOW QUALITY PROTEIN: BTB/POZ domain-containing protein 6-B (The sequence of the model RefSeq protein was modified relative to this genomic sequence to represent the inferred CDS: deleted 1 base in 1 codon) produces the protein MAAELYPASINTNLPNSNSTAVTAAGKKTIVQVTQTVTTPTTTATQQNINNNNVETASWQSTHPTLRERNALMFNNELMADVHFVVGPPGASQKVPAHKYVLAVGSSVFGAMFYGDLAEGESEIHIPDVEPAAFLILLKYMYSDEIELEADTVLATLYAAKKYIVPALAKACVTFLETSLEAKNACVLLSQSRLFEEPELTQRCWEVIDAQAELALRSEGFCEIDLQTLEIILKRETLNTREAVVFQAALDWSVAECKRQGLGPTTRNKRAVLGKALYLVRIPTMTLEEFANGAAQSDILTLEETHDVFLWYTAANKPKLEFPLQKRKGLTPQRCHRFQSSAYRSNQWRYRGRCDSIQFAVDKRIFIAGLGLYGSSGGKAEYSVKIELKRQGVTLAQNLTKFVSDGSSGTFSVWFEHPVQVEQDTFYTVSAILDGNELSYFGQEGMTEVQCGKVTFQFQCSSDSTNGTGVQGGQIPELVFYA, from the exons ATGGCTGCAGAACTCTATCCTGCCAGCATAAACACCAACCTTCCAAACAGTAACAGCACAGCAGTAACAGCTGCCGGCAAAAAGACCATCGTCCAAGTCACTCAGACGGTGACCACGCCGACTACAACTGCCACTCAGCAGAACATCAACAATAATAACGTCGAGACTGCCAGCTGGCAGTCCACCCATCCGACACTGCGAGAGAG GAATGCTTTGATGTTCAATAACGAACTCATGGCAGATGTTCATTTTGTTGTGGGTCCTCCTGGCGCATCCCAAAAAGTTCCAGCACACAAG TATGTGCTGGCAGTGGGGAGTTCTGTTTTTGGTGCCATGTTTTACGGAGATCTAGCGGAAGGAGAATCTGAGATTCATATTCCTGACGTGGAGCCTGCTGCTTTTTTAATCCTTTTGAA GTACATGTACAGTGATGAGATTGAACTTGAAGCGGACACAGTGCTGGCCACTTTGTACGCTGCCAAAAAGTATATAGTGCCTGCACTGGCGAAGGCCTGTGTCACCTTTCTGGAGACGAGCCTAGAGGCCAAAAATGCCTGTGTGTTGTTGTCCCAGAGTCGACTGTTTGAGGAGCCTGAGCTGACCCAGCGGTGTTGGGAGGTCATTGATGCTCAGGCTGAGCTGGCACTTCGCTCTGAGGGTTTCTGTGAGATTGATCTTCAAACGCTGGAGATCATACTAAAGCGAGAGACCCTCAACACCCGGGAGGCGGTGGTCTTCCAGGCGGCTCTCGATTGGTCTGTGGCTGAATGCAAAAGGCAAGGACTGGGACCGACCACTCGTAATAAAAGGGCAGTGCTGGGCAAGGCTCTCTACTTGGTTCGCATCCCAACCATGACCCTGGAGGAGTTCGCCAACGGAGCAGCGCAGTCAGACATTTTAACGCTGGAAGAGACTCATGATGTCTTTCTGTGGTACACAGCAGCTAATAAGCCCAAGCTGGAATTCCCACTGCAAAAAAGAAAGGGTCTGACACCACAGCGCTGCCATCGTTTTCAGTCCTCGGCTTAT CGTAGTAACCAATGGCGCTACCGCGGACGCTGTGATAGCATCCAGTTCGCGGTAGACAAGAGGATCTTCATCGCAGGTCTCGGCTTGTATGGTTCCAGCGGTGGAAAGGCAGAGTACAGCGTCAAGATCGAACTCAAGCGCCAAGGAGTGACCCTGGCCCAGAACCTAACGAAATTTGTTTCAGATGGATCCAGCGGCACCTTCTCTGTATGGTTTGAACACCCGGTCCAAGTGGAGCAGGACACTTTCTACACAGTCAGTGCCATATTAGATGGGAATGAACTTAGCTACTTTGGACAGGAGGGTATGACGGAAGTGCAATGTGGAAAGGTGACCTTCCAGTTCCAGTGTTCCTCGGACAGTACCAATGGAACTGGTGTGCAGGGGGGTCAGATCCCAGAGCTGGTTTTCTATGCCTGA